The genomic stretch ccgccgccaccgcccgccgAAGACGCTCCGACGCCGATCGACCGCGACGTGTGGCTCGCGTGCGCGACCCCGCTGTCCCGCATCCCCGCCGTGGGCTCCCAGGTCTACTACTTCCGGCATGGCCACTCCGAGCAGTGCCCCGTGCCCCCGCCCCCCTCCCTGCTCCCCGACATCTTCCCCTGCACCGTCGCCGCCGTCCGCCTCTTCGCCGACCCCAAGACCGACGAGCCCTACGCCACCGTCTCCCTCGTCCCCGGCCCCCACCGCGACCCCGCCGACGCTGCCCCCAACCTGCAGGATCACTCGCACCGCGGCTTCTGCTACTACGCCAAGCAGCTCACGCAGAGCGACGCCAACAACGGCGGCGGCTTCTCCGTGCCCAGGTCCTGCGCCGACCTCGTCTTCCCGCCGCTCGACTTCGCGGCCGACCCGCCCGTGCAGACGCTCCGGATGCGGGACCTGCTCGGCGCAAGCTGGGAGTTCCGCCACATCTACcgcggcacgccgcgccgccacctgctCACCACCGGCTGGAGCAAGTTCGTTAACGCCAAGCTGCTCGTCGCGggcgacgccgtcgtcttcatgcgCCGCCCCGACGGGGACCTTCTCGCCGGGGTGCGCCGCGCGCCCAGGTACCCCGCCGCCTGCCAGGGCGCCGCGGCAGGCCAGCGCGGGCGGCCCCACAACGCGCGGGCGCGGGTGCCGCCGCAGGAGGTGGACGATGCCGCGCGGctggcggcggaggggaggccctTCACCGTCACCTACTACCCGCGGCAGGGCGCCGGGGAGTTCGTCGTGCCCAagaaggaggtggaggacgccacGCTCCCCGACTGGAACCCTGGGTTTCAGGTGCGCATGAAGTTCCTCGACGCCGAGGAGCGCCGCTCCGAGTGGATCAACGGCGTCGTCAAGGCCGTCGACAAGGGCATCTGGCGCATGCTCGAGGTCCGTATATCATCCATCTGATCGCTGACTTAATTAATTGTTCAAGCCGTATTTCTCATCGCTCTCTGTTTGGTTCACTATATATTGCCAGTTTGACTTTGACATCATGTTTGGTTCAAGTCTTTTGGTAGGTTATGAATGAATGAGTAGTACTAGCAAGCAATCTTCTCCTGCAAATAATTTATAACTATGTTTAGCCACTTGTACTTTTCGTTTAATTAGATTTGCTGCATGCATAGCATACGGTTGCTGTTGTCATTGTTTGATAGTTCAGTTTTTAAAGTGGGTTTGGTTTCTGTCGGATGGCTTCGATCACTTGTCCGTTTCTGAACATCCAAATATACAACCGATTATTCGTCTGACTAACCTCATGCATGCTTGTGTCAATTCTGATTTGGAATTAGCAATGTACTTTTACCTATACTAAGGGTTCCTTTGATTAGTAGGATTTGAATAGTGTAGGATTTTGATTCTATAGGAATTTTTCGTATgttagttgtttgattcataggaatatatcCCATAGGAACTAATCTTATATGAATCTTCCAGTGTAAATCTTATAGGAAAAAACATTAGGTCATTACCTtatgaaaaattcctttgctacaatcaaagagAACTCCTCTTCCCATAGGATTCATTTTATTTCATTGGTTCTTACATTTAATGTGATCAACAACAAGTCATGCCATGAATTGAAATCAGCAGTCAGTCCTTTTATTCGATCCTGACAAATTCAGAGCTTACTGAAGTAAAGCAGAGTATATGTCATTAGCTCTTCACAGTCATGAATGCCGAATGTATTTTATATTATTAGTGGCTCCCAAGATTCTTTGCTTACCTGTTTTATGTTGCTATGTTTGTGTCAGACCCCAATTGTGTGCGTGATCTCCAATTcttcaagaacaggaagaacaataGGAAATTGTATTTTATTGTAGCTACTTTAGTGTATATATATTGCAGCTGCATGTTTTGTATTTGAGTCACAGCTCATAATTCACAACATAGCTACAGGAAGCAACTGATAGGCTTATATAGACGACATGACAACGGTAGAAACACTGCAGTTATTAATGACAAATGACGGTAAACACTAAAGTAGCTAGGGGAGCGATGTGAGCTGTTGATCTTGAGCTTTCATCTCCGGCATCCGTTAACTGAACCTGTCGATTAACAGTCTGAACTTGACACTTGGGTCAGTTTGGCTTATCACTTCACCGCATTGTTTTTATCTGACTTTACTGCTTGATGTATCTGCAGATAGACTGGGATGAATCATCGTCGGTGCCATTAAGAAACAGACATGTTAATGCTTGGCAAGTCGAACTCGTTGGGTACCCTCCCATCCTGAAGAAGTTCAAGTACAATGGCACGACTGCTGGACTTGAATACCAGAACCTGGCAATGCTACTGGATTCACCACCTGTTCCTGCTGGCATGCAGGGAGCCAGGCACATTGGCCCCACTGATCAGTTTCCCTCTTCATCTACTACAGAGTTCACAACTCAGCTGCTGTTCCCACAGGATCGTCAGATTCCGCCGAGTTCCAGTGGTGGCTCCTCTGAGGTTGTGAATCCTGAAGAAATAGGTGGATCTCCACCCAACAATTCAGTGAATATGCCTCCTTCTGAATTTCCTGAAGAAGTGAGGAGCATACAGCTGTTTGGCACCACGATCACATCacctgtgcagaatgccaccAATGGTTCCTCGGAAGAAGTGAACCAAGTTCCTGATGCTGCTGTGGCAGATAGAACTGCTAATGAAGATGCTTCTTCCACAAGCCCATTTGACCTCAATCTTGGTACAGATGATGGCCCCAGCCAGAATGATTCTAGGGAAGAAGCCTGAATTGTGGCATATATACACTGCAGTGGAAGGTACTATATCTCATTAATATTCATTCATTCTCTTGCAATGATAATGCAGAAATGTTTTTTACGTGACCATTCAGATCTAATTGTGAAGGGCCATGTAGTAATGATGCCTATGGGGACATTCAGAACAGCTTTAATATAAATTGTCTCTCGTAGCTTTTGATGGTGAACAATGTCTCCCTCTTAATTAGCGAAACAATGAGCATGCCTTCTTGATGAACGGTGTCCCTCTTAGTTAACGAAATACCAAGGTGGCATCCACCTATTTGCTTATTTTGTCAATGTAGTGATCAATATTTTTGTCAGTCCATACAACCCTTCGACTGGGGTGCACTGTACCTTTATGTTTCCTTGTTTCAGCAGAACTATGTTCCATCTTTTGAAGGATACCTTATCTGGCATAATTTAATTAAAAACTCCAAAATATGACGATTTCTTAGTGTTTGTGCAATTTTTAATTTTATTGTTAGTGTCTATTTAACAAGTTCTACTTTGTTTCTGCTAGATTATTTAGCCATTTATTTTATGTTCCTGTAGTGAAATTAAGTTTGGTGAGGCTGCTATTCTGCGTTACACTACACAAGGTTCTCAGACTTGAATTCAGGAAGGGATACTTGTGGATGGCTGCAAGCCAACAAATTGAAGTTTGACGCTTCATGGGCATGTTGGCTGCTGCACGACTAGGCTGCCATGTTTTTTCTTTCACTTTTTGTAATAGTTTGGCTCTTACGCATCTGAACAAGAAAACATATGCACCATGTTATATCCGGTTGCGTTCCCAGTTATTCTTGTGGATTTTTTATGGTTCATTCTTCCTTTCGATTTAAGTTTTGTTCTGCTTCACCTGATCTGTTGAAACTCATGCAGTTGGTGTTTTCCAAATGTGTTGTTCTGTTTAAGGTCCTATCTTTCATCATTCATTAATTGTGGAATTGGTGCCTGCTTTTCATCAAAAGGCAGTCAAAACGGTCTTTTGTAGTCTTTTTTCCTTGTAAGGAGAGATATCTGATCTCTCTGACTTTATTAAAGTGTTGTCGCTGTGAGAAGGAAAGTTCGATGTGCAAGGAAAATAAGTATTGCAGCTTGCTGACACAAAGAAAAAGGGACAGTGACCCGGCAGCCAATCTGGAGTCGGAGCATACCCAAAAAAGGGCCGAGCTGAGTACAATCGGCCAGCAGGCATCCTTCATATAGTAAAATGGTTCGCCAACATGGTGCGCAAGTCGCCAAGCCCTATGGgagtaaattttaaaaaaaaaccacATTACTGCGCCAATTTCTAAAAGCCACCACTATTCATCTAAATTGCAAAAAACCACTGGTATTGTAAGAATTCGTTGCAATGTGCACAGAATCAGGTTTTTAGCCGTGCTAACGACTGTTAGGGGTGATGTGCCAAGACAGACGGCTTAGACATATCcaatttggagttttttttgtaaattttcaTGGGTGCGCCACTCCTAAGGGGTGCCCAAAATTTTCACCCCATGGATCaacttttcagttttgaaaaaataaaagaaaatgatagagatttaaaattttaaaatcctTTGAGATGGCATGTATTATGTGTTCTAGTTGTTATGAAATTaacaaacttgaattttgacatctTTTACAAAATAGTGCCATCTATCGGTAAAATGACTCTGGATTTTGCATACGATATCCGATGAAAAAGTTTTTCATATGAAATAGAAAAGGTTACATCCAATTTCAACCGCCTACTGCCATTTAATAATTTTTTAGATtgctcaaaataaaaataaaaccgaGTTTTCGGAGGATTTAGATTTCgatgaaaaataaataaatatatatatatatatataatagcaGTATCGTATCAGGACTTGTGGTGCGCCACAGCtaagttttcaaaattttgaaaagctAACCTATTGCCCACTAACTCCACCTTATCCACTCCTGCCTCCTCCCATTCCTCCCTACCTCCTCTTTCTCTTCCTCCCTGCCTCCTCCCATCCCTCCatgtctcctcctccttcctttCCTCCACATGCCTCCTTGATGGCAACAATTCTGTGTGTGCCAACTCGTTGGAACTGCAAgtgcaagtgcagagtgttgtagcaaggCAAGCATCTTTTCCCCACaagagggtgactcgagggtttataactttatatcgaactctcggagaaTTGGCTTAGAAGCTGAATTCTTgctctcctcttctagcaacctgtAAAGTAAAGTTTTTGCCTTGTgtctccaactccaccgtgtggttgtcaagaaaAAGGTTTCATATTAGTAATAAGAAATACAAGGATAAaattaaagtaaagtaaacaacctaagtaaactaaataaaagcaaataAGGCTAATGGTAATTGGGGTTTTGTGTGTATCTCTATGTGGAGAAAGTATTGTTGGTATTTTCGGATTAATAAATAACAATAATTATAAAGTGCGGTAATAGTGTTTGAAAGGTATCTCTAATGATTTAAAACTAGGAGGCATagacgcggcggcacgccgcgcccgtgatgCTATGTCtattgagtggtgatcgggataAATGATTGCGTAAAATTGTGATATAGTAGGAAGTAATGATGAAGCTTTAGTGGCCGTACGTTTAATCTGCTGGCGTAGTGGGCTTGAGATCTAGGACAATTTATTCAGCTAATATTAACCAGAAGGAAAGTAATGTCATACTTGTGACTAAATATAATTGGTAATGCGAGTTTTGCCAGAGTTAATACCACGGCAAGCTACATGCCCCAATGGTAAATAAAGCATACAATCATCATGAAAATACCGGTATTATATAGAGCACTACAACTATTCCACAATCAGTAAACTGTCAGTACAAAACTGGTCACTGAGAATATCATGGTTCAGACAATGGAAGAGCAACAATATGGCGCTTATAATAAAATTTAATTTGTTAACTACACTACAAATATTCAGTTTCGTAAGGAGTATCCAATGCAGCCCACACGTAGGCGAGTCAGTCTGATGGCACTATCTACTGTACCTGATACTCCAAAAAAATTCTACTGTACATGGTGCGGAGATGCGACAGAATttagaagaaagatagaaaaaggcCAAGTGAGCAATTTCGGAAAGCAAAATGGTGAGAATACTGTGAACCGGAGGCGTGGAAGGGGAATAGAGACGGCCGCCATGAGAGCGGTCGGTCATCAGCTTCGTCGGCagttcgtcgtcgctgccgagagCGGGATGGAAGATCCGGACTCCGTGCAGCTGCTGGGCGGTCCACAGTGGGGGGTGCGAGGCCGACGGCGTGGGCTCCCTGTCGAGCTGGGGCGGAGGGCGGTGCAGGAGCGGCGATGCGCGCCCTTGTCCGCTGCAGAGCGGCCGGCGAGCTAGCTGGAGCATGAGCGAGCGTGGATTGAGACATCAGCGGTAGGTACGTTATCTTTTCCCCTAGTGCTTTGGCAGTACTGCTTATTTTCGCTGTAGCTCCTGAGTAGAATTGAATCAAAGTTATCATCTCTAAGAATCTGAAGTGCAAAGGGTAcagggagagagagtagcttgaATGGCTTGAAATATGCCATTAGTTTGCTCAGTTTGGTAAATTTACTCGCTAGAACCACGGCTGGTAGTTAAGAACTGAAGCAAGGACAAATCTTCAGTATGGTCTTTCCCTAAAATTGAAGGAAAAACAAACATCATAGATGCAATAGCTTTAACTTTAGGCAGTCGATTATTTACTGAATTGTGAGTATTCTGTTTTATTGGTGCTCTCCCTATCACAGGTGTCCCACTCAGAATCTGTATGCTAGATTGATTAGGCAGCTTTAGGCTGTAGGTTGACTCAAATCTGAGAGGTCACAACCATCACGTGCTCTCAAGAACAATGACAATCAATTAATCAGCATACAACAGTGAACAGAAAAGCAAACTTATATATCTGTGTACAGCATATAGACATAGGCAGGATAACACACAATACGGATCAAACAGTCGGAAGTAGTTGTCAGGACATCGCTTGGAAATGTACAAAACAAAGAAGCGGTTGTATGCTTTTTCTACTGCCTAAAAACGTTCAGAAAATCCTTCTATTGAACTGAGTGCATTAAGCAACTTTAGGTCTTGAGCTTCTGAACATAGCTTTTGAACAGAGTAACCATGAACAGGAGGTGCTTTTTTTTAGATGGACTGCTGAATATGACCATGAACCTGCAATTTACTTTATATGGTCAGCTCCGAAGTTGCGGAGTTTAATAGAAATAACAAAGGAAAGTAAAATCTAAGAGGTTACCCTAACAGCACCTAAACAGGAAGAGACTCGTTAATGATGGCATCAATAGCTTCATCGTAGAATGAAACCTGAGCACAAAAACAGAATAAACATGAACAAAAAGCATTAGCCGCTAAGTTGAAGTAACCTATACTCAAATAATAGAAGGGTGTAATCACGCGATGACTGCCCATTCACCCCAGCAACCTTATTATCAGCCGCGCCATCGTCGATGTCATCATCTGGTCCAAATATTCCCATCCTATTATCCAGCTCATTTTGGGTCTCATAAAATACTGAGCGAACTTAGGGACATGATCTCTCTCTGGAGATAGCAAAGAACCAATCTCATGAAAAACAACTCCACAGATCTTAAGAACATATTGGCCATTACCCATATTTACACTTGTGTCAACATGAGTGCCAAGAGACATAAAAGGAAACATGGAGTTACACTCACGAATCATGCACATAAAGCGAACTGACCCATCCACCGCGGCAGCAACCTGTATATACACATTGTTATGTTGTCAGTACGTTAGGAAGCGCCACAATATAGAAACATACTGACAACATAACATTGACCTAGTAATATCCATTTCGTTGAGTGTGTGCAGGTTGTGTTACCCATGCCATCTGTGTTCTCTTTGCTCTAAAAGTAGGCCCGCGTATCCTAGGATAAGCACGTTCCCTTAGCAAATCACATGCTCAACAAACCGGGTGCGGGTCAGAACTATTCGAGACTGCGGGGAAAATCTAACACATACACCTGCAAatgtttttttgtttatttaatgATGGAAAGCACCACTGTAGGAAGTAGAAATCATTCTCCATGCTGGTTAAGCGAATAAATATCACCTGCTCAAACAACCCTGGGTAAATATCATCCGAGATTGTAGGAAGAACTGACACAAGCAATAACTACACTCAGTAGACCAGGGCCACTGTAgactacatggaagaaatatcaAACACACTAAATAATTGATATTCTTGAATCATTCATGTAGTGAATGACATCGccctaaaaataaaagaaaaatgcaGGAAGCAATACTATTTTTTTTATCATGAGGTAAGTAACTACTTAAATCTTACCGAATAGTTTGCCTGATTCCAACCCTGATTCATATAATTAGGAAATCATCCAATAAGATGGGAAATTGGCTTTTGTGACAAAGTAGTACCTTATGCTATCAACTAAACAGATGCGCCACACTATGAACTAAACGATTCTCAGATCGGATTCCCATACCAAAGGTTTCGAGCAAGCAAGAGGTAGTTGACCCCCTTTGCACTAACAACCCAGCAGATCATTGCGcaaacatgaaaataagataaaaGTATAGATACATATGAACGAAAAATTTAATGGCTATCAGTAGATATGTTCACGAAATAAACAATTAACATAGCTGAGCTACTTCTTATATTACACAAAACCTAGGAACATCTCACATACTCATTAAACAGACATGAATTTCCTATAAACCCAATCTAAAATAAAGTGAAAAGAAATATGTGAACAGAAAAATGTCTTGCATGAATAGTAGCATGGTGTTAATCTGTATGTCAAGAAATCAGCATGTTCACCTTTATCAGAGATCATCATGTTCACCAGAACTACTGAAGGGAAAGAATATTGAAGTTAACCTCACCCATTCAAGAGCCTTCCTTGTAAAGCTTGCTTGAACGGAAGCCGTTTTGCCTGCAGAATTCAGAAGTGCAGGAGATATAATCACCTTGTGCAAATATCTTCATAGTGCAATAGGAGTTCAGGACAAATGATTGAAAACCAAAATAACATTTCCAGAAGAACCTGAATATCTCTGATCAGCAATAGCGTTGCAAGAGAAAGAATTAGCCTGAATTGCTGGATCTTCCATAGACTCATGTTCCATAATCAATATCTGGAAATGTCATAGTCAAGTTGTCAGATAGGTTGTCACCAGCAAAATGAACTAACCCAGTCAGCCAACTCACAGCAGCCCAGCGCCCGCGGACGGTCGCCTCCCTGACTTGTGGCCGGCGGTCGCTGCTGGTCGGCCTGGCTGCCGAACGGACGGCGTATGATATCcttgaaatatatatatgtaCAAATATTGCAATATGGAAAAGAAAATAGAGAAAATAGCTTACCAATGGAACAGATTCACTTTAGTTTATGATCTTGAATCTCAC from Lolium rigidum isolate FL_2022 chromosome 4, APGP_CSIRO_Lrig_0.1, whole genome shotgun sequence encodes the following:
- the LOC124706792 gene encoding auxin response factor 13-like, which produces MAETPAADIPPPPPPPPPPAEDAPTPIDRDVWLACATPLSRIPAVGSQVYYFRHGHSEQCPVPPPPSLLPDIFPCTVAAVRLFADPKTDEPYATVSLVPGPHRDPADAAPNLQDHSHRGFCYYAKQLTQSDANNGGGFSVPRSCADLVFPPLDFAADPPVQTLRMRDLLGASWEFRHIYRGTPRRHLLTTGWSKFVNAKLLVAGDAVVFMRRPDGDLLAGVRRAPRYPAACQGAAAGQRGRPHNARARVPPQEVDDAARLAAEGRPFTVTYYPRQGAGEFVVPKKEVEDATLPDWNPGFQVRMKFLDAEERRSEWINGVVKAVDKGIWRMLEIDWDESSSVPLRNRHVNAWQVELVGYPPILKKFKYNGTTAGLEYQNLAMLLDSPPVPAGMQGARHIGPTDQFPSSSTTEFTTQLLFPQDRQIPPSSSGGSSEVVNPEEIGGSPPNNSVNMPPSEFPEEVRSIQLFGTTITSPVQNATNGSSEEVNQVPDAAVADRTANEDASSTSPFDLNLGTDDGPSQNDSREEA